The genomic window AATTCCCTGCCTATCTGGGGTATCATTCTCCCGCCAGAACTTCAATGGGTCTATATTGAAATCCTGTCGGTATAAATCAATACCTTCGTTAGTAAGAAGGGTATCTATGTGATTTGTAAGCCATTCCCGTACCTGAGGATTCCCGAGGTTTAACAATCCCCCATTGTTTCCGCCTAAAATCCATTCTGGATGATTTTCGGCGAGCCATGTCCCCGCATGAACACGCTCAGGCTCGAACCATACAAGTATTTTGACCCCTTTATTGTGAGCAAATTCGGAGATAGGCTTAAATCCACCAGGAAATCGGGTTTGGTCTACTTCCCATGTCCCTGTTTTGGGCCATTGCCCATCGCAAGGATACCAACCTGCATCCATCCACCAATAGTCAAGGGGAAATCCTCGTTTAAGATATTTTTCAATAAACATTAACTGTGTATCCGTATTAGCGTTAACCATTTCTCCATATTGATGAGAACTACATGCGAGAAGTAAAGGTACCTTAGGAGGGCTTCCGTGGGGATGGGGTAAATTATGGGCAATCATCCATTGTCGCCATAAATTTTGTCCGCGTCGTTTGTCTCCAGAATAGTAAAGCAATACTACCATAGGTCCACGAACTTCTTCTCCTGGATGCAATATGAAATGTGTAAGTTCCTGTCCTCCTTGAATGTTCAAAACTCCATTTGCATCTCTTTTAAATTTACATGACCATTGACCAGCCCAACTAATAACGAAAATAAGCCCACCGTCGTCTCTTTGAAAGTTAAAATAGGGAAATGTGATTTGTGTGGGGCGTCCGCCTGTGTTAGATAATGTTATTTCAGACTCTTTATTTATTTCTTCTATAATCGGTTCGTAGCTATCCGCGGTGCAATTATCCCCTTTGTTCCGATGCAGTATTACTTTTTGACCTGCAAATTCAGGGAAACTTTGGTCAATCGTTTTAAGGTCTTGTACTAATGGAGAATCTTCTTTAGAAATGTTTTTGTAGTATGCAGTCCATTCGATGACAGGGAAATCAGGATAGTATACCCCTTCATAACGAACTACGAAACCGATTTCAGGTAGGGTTAGCGTTAATGTCCGACATATAACACTACTCTTCTCTTTTGGTGTGATTTCTCGTTGCCAAGAGTCCACTTTGCTTGTGACAGATTCACCATTAATTATTAGAGAGCCTGGGAACAGGTCTGATTTGTTTTGTAGTTTTTCGCCGAACCAACGTTCGAAGCAGTCTTTTGCCATTTTTAATTCATCTTGATTAGCGGAGGTTTGTCCAAATGCTAATGGAATTCCTAAAAGAACCAATATCGCTAATAGCATATATCGCCAGAACATAATAAACTCCTTTCTATATTTATAATCGAAATGTTACTTTACATTATACTCTTAAAAAATATAATTAAAACTCGATTTTGTTGATAATACCATTTTCAATAAGCCATTGGTAGGTTTGACCTACCGCATAAATAGAACCTGTTATAAGCAATTTGTCTTTTTGTAGGGCTCGTTCCCATCCATATTTCAAAGCAGAGTGGAAATCTTTTTCTACTATATATGGGACTCCTGTTGGAATAATGTTTTCAACGATGTCCTCTACTATCATTGCTCGCTTTCCATAGAATTGGGTCACTATGAACTTTTTGGTAATGGGTGCTAATGTTTGAACAATCCCACCAATATCTTTGTCATCAGCTACTGTTAAAATCACAACAACATTGTTCACTTCTTTCACAATTTGTTTCATGCCGTCTGGATTATGTGCTGAATCGAGTAGAACCCATGGAGATTGTGATACCAAATCAAATCGTCCAGGCCAACGCACATTAGCAAGACCATGGAGAATAGCCTCCTCTTTAATTGAGAACCCTCTTAATTGTAACCAATCTATCATAGCCAGAGCGACGCCAGCATTCTCTCTCTGATATGAAGCACATAAACCAGATACAGCCCCTTCTATTTTCCGAACAGAACTATAATAATTTAACCTGGAAAAATTTTCAGTTTTTTCCCACTGGATATGGAAATCTTTTTCTATTTGCCACAATGGTGCTTTTAATTCTTCCGCCTGTTTTTGAATAACCTTAAAGGGCTCATATTTTGTTTCAGCTGTTACGACAGGAACCCCTTCTTTGATAATTCCAGCTTTTTCCCATGCAATCTTTTCTAAGGTATCTCCGAGATATTGTGTGTGCTCTAATGCAATATTAGTAATAGCACTTACTTCAGGATAAATAACATTGGTTGAATCCAGTCGTCCTCCCATGCCCACTTCAATAATTGCCCAGTCAACTTTCTGTTGTGCAAACCAATGAAATGCAATGGCAGTGCAAAACTCGAAGAAGGTAGGACATATTCCCACAGTTGTTGTCAAAGTACGGAAAAATTCAATTTGGTCATGTAATTCCTCTGGTGGGATTGGTACCCCATTTACTTGGAATCTTTCTGATAGGTTTATTAAATGCGGACTTGTAAATTTACCTACACGGAAACCTTGCTCTCTGAGAATTCTATCCAAATATGCTACTGTACTTCCCTTTCCGTTAGTGCCTCCAATATGCAAAGATAAAAACTTTTTGTGTGGTTCCCCTACATGTTTTAAGAGGGTAGTAATACTATCCAGACCTAACTTAACCCCATGCAATACCAATGAGTGAAGAAATGCAATATCATCATTAGGCAGATTAGTAGAGAAAATATCCATAAATAGAAATGAGTTTTGTGTTCATTTGAGGAACTCTTATTTTAAGATTCTTGATGAATAATAATAGGTTCTTCGTCTGCTAACGAATCAGGATAATATAAAATTCTTCCACAATGTCGGCAGGTATGTATTTTTTCCCCTGCCATAATTTCATTTACGATTTGGGGTGGAACTTGCATGAAACAACCAGAACATATCTCATCTTTAAGTGGAACAACTACGGGACCTGTTTTCCTCCGTTGTTTTATTCTACGGTAGTGGGTTAAAAATTCTGCGTTCACCATCTTTTCTGCCTCTGCCCTTTTGCTTTCCAGTCCTTTTCTTTCTTGAACGACCTCTTGTAATTCCTGGTCTATTTTATTCTCCTGCTGTCTCAATTGTTGGATTTCTGCTTCGATTCTTTTTTTTGTTTCGAGTGCAAAATGGTTCGCTTCGTCAATTTGATACATAATCTGTATTAATTCTTCTTCTTTTAATCCAACCTGCTTTTTTATTTCATCAATTTCTTTTAACAATGCCTGATATTCCTCGTTCTTCTTTACCCCTTGAAGTTGAGTATCATACTTTTTTATTTGTTCTTGGAGTTGGGCAATACTTCGTTCACATTCACGTTGATTTAAAATTAGCTTTTTATGATTCTTTTCGCTTTCTTCTATTTCTTGAATCAGTTTTTTTTCTTGTATTTTTAATTTGTCTCGTTGCTTTGGTATTTCTTTTTCCTTTGCCAATAAGGATTCTATATGAAGGTCGATATTTTGAAGTTCGAGCAGATTTTTTATTTGAGTTTTCATAATTCCTTTTCCTTTTGTAATTTATAATAAAAAAGCCACAGCAAAAAATTGCTGTGGCTGTTGTGTTCAATGCCTTACCCGAAAGGATTTATATCGGCATGGGATAGATACCACGTTTGGGGTATTTATCCCTAAATCATAAATACGTCGCTGTTTCAATTGTTTTGTTAACATGCTTACATCAGGTAAATTCATTAAAATATTCAATTTTCAATTATCATTCTCGTCATCATCATTGCTAGTATTATACCCATTTGAACCGCACCGTTCAATTGCGATAGTTCCAGTACGAACCAATTCAATAATACCAAAAGACCTCATCATATCTATGAATGCCTGAATTTTCCCTTTGGCACCTGTAATCATAACTATCATTGCTTGTGTACCCACATCAACGACACGAGCACGGAAAATATTACATATTTCAACAACTTCAGCGCGAACTTTGCGGTCTGCTTTTACTTTTATCATAACCAACTCACGTTCGACAAAGGCAGATTTGGTTAAATCCTGAACCTCAATAACATCTACCAGTTTGTTTAATTGTTTTATTATCTGAGATAGCACATTTTCATTTCCGCGCACAGTTACCGTCATACGGGATATTTCTGGATTTTCTGTTTCACCGACACAAAGACTATCGATGTTATATCCACGCGCACTGAATAACCCTGAAACGCGAGCCAGAACGCCAAAATGGTTCTCGACAAGGATACTAATTGTGTGAGTTTGTTCATGTGTTGTTGTCATGGTTATTATCCCTTCTATTTTAGTTATTTTCTCTTTTGTTAAATTGATTCATTGTTTTTTCAATTCCTTCTAAAACCCAATGTTCAGAAGCGTTAACTGCTGTTTGAATCATTGTTTCCACGGCTGTTATTTCAGCCTCATCAAAAGGCATTAGCACAAAGTCAGCTAAATCCATACTCGGAGATTCGGGTTTACCGACACCCAATCGAAGACGTGGAATTTCATCAGTATGACAACAATCAATAATGGATTGAAGACCTTTATGTCCACCTGAACTTCCTTGTGGACGTAAACGGATTGTGCCTAAAGGTAATTCCACATCATCAAGGACAATCAAAAAGTCTTTTGCGTCAAGTTTATAATAATCCTTTATACTTCGTACAGACTCTCCACTGAGATTCATATATGTAGTCGGCTTCATTAGGCACACTTTCTCATTTCCTATTTTCCCGAACCCTATATGGGCATGAAAATCTTCACGGGAAAGAGTGCAACTTATCTGTTGAGCCAAGCAATCCACAACTCTATATCCTATATTATGTCGTGTTCGTTCGTATTTTTTACCTGGATTTCCTAATCCAACGATGACTTTCATTATTAGTGCGTTCCAGAATAAAAGTTTGAAACATAATAAAATAAAAAGCATCTTTAAACTTTTCATTTTGAAAAGTCAAGATGCTATAAAAACCATGTACCTCAGACAAAAATAAATAAAAAGATTGATTATTCCTTTTCTTTCTCTTCAGCTTCTTCTTTTGCCTCTTCGGCTTCTTCTGGTTTCTCTTCTTCAGTAGCCATCTTTGCTTCCATAGTCCGAGGCACATGGACAGATACAACCACACGTTCAGGTTCCGTCAATATTTTTACACCTTCGGGTGGAATAACATCTGAAACATGGATAGCATGTCCTAATTTTAATGTAGTAACATCAACCTCAATATGTGATGGAACTTGAAGTGCAAGGCACTCGATATCTACCTCTCGAAGCTGATGGTCTAAAACGCCACCCATTTTTACACCTTCGGACTGCCCTACAAGAATAATCGGAACAGCGGTATGTATTTTTTGGTCTAAACGTATTTTTTGAAAATCAACATGTAAGATGGAATCAGTAACTGGATGACGTTGAATGTCTTTTATAATCGCTGGTGAGTCTAAGAATGAATTCCCTTCTACCTCTAATTTTACAATAGGATGTTTCCCTTCTAAATGACTGAGCATTTTGGTGAAGGTACGTGCATCCATCTTAAGTAAGACATTTTGTTCTTTCATTCCATAAAGGACTGATGGAATATTTCCCTCTTTACGCACCTTCTTTGCATGACTTTTCCCCTCACCAGAACGAACTTGAACTTTAATTGTTGGGATTTCCATAATTTTTTCTCCATACATGTTTATAAATGTTGTGTTAAAAGACTACTTACAGATTGTTCATTGTGGATATTCTTTATAGCCTTAGCAATTAACGGGGCTAATGTTAAAACCTTAAATTTTCCCGTATCTATAGCTTCTGGCTTCAATTCAATGGAATTACATACAAATATTTCCTCAATAGGTGACTCTTGAATAGATTTAATTGCTTTTCCACTTAAAACGGGATGTGTCGCACAGGCACGAACACTTAGAGCACCATGTGCTTTAAGGGCATATGCTGCCTTTACAAGTGTTCCTGCTGTATCTACCATATCATCAAAAAGAATCGCATGGTATCCTTCAACATCACCAATAATATTCATTACTTCGGACTGGTTTTCCTTTGGACGTCTTTTATCAACAATAGCCAGAGGTAAACCCAGTCTTGATGCAAACTCTCGGGCTCGTGCGACACTGCCCATATCTGGAGATACCACTACAAAGTCATTATTAAAATGCTGTTTAGAAAACTCTTCAACGAAAACGACATCACCTCGTAAATGATCCAAGGGAATATCAAAGAAACCTTGTATCTGTCCACAATGTAAATCAACTGTTAAAACTCGATTCGCCCCAGCGGCTGTTATTAAATTGGCAACCAACTTGGCAGTAATTGGAACCCTTCCTTTATCTTTTCGGTCCTGGCGTGCATAGCCAAAATAGGGGATAACAGCAGTTATCCGGTCCGCAGAGGCTCTACGTACCGCGTCTATCATAATCAATAATTCCATTAAATGGTCATTAACAGGGGGACAGGTACTATTCACTAAAAAGACATCTCTTCCCCTCACATGCTCACAAATTTGAACCTGAACCTCTCCATCACTAAAACGGTCAACAATCGCTTTGCCCGGAGTGGTTCCTAAATACTCACAGATACTTTCTGTAAGTTTTCTGGATGCATTACCAGAAAAAATTTGTAAATCACCCGCACATGTCATATAACGCTCTCATCATAATTAATTTTGAAAGTTAACAAAAAATATTTATAGAAAAAAATGGCTGGGGCGGCTGGATTCGAACCAACGAATGCCGGGACCAAAACCCGGTGCCTTACCAACTTGGCGACGCCCCAATCGTAGGATAAAAGTATATAAAAAAATCTACCTTTTTTTCAAATCTATATCGATTTCTAATAAATATGATTCAGAATAAAAAACTGGCGTCCCCAAGGGGATTTGAACCCCTGTTGCCGCCGTGAAAGGGCGATGTCCTAGGCCAGGCTAGACGATGGGGACGCAAAAACATTAAAAAATTGGAACTATATTTTACCAAAAATAAGTTCATTTTTTCAAATAACCATTTTTTATGCGGGTTCCATACATAGAAACAGTTCTCAAAAAAATGGTTAACTTGCAAAAAAAACCTATTTTTGGTATGCTATTATTCATATTTATTGTGGGCGATTAGCTCAGGTGGTTAGAGCGCTGCTTTCACACGGCAGAGGCCACTGGTTCAAGTCCAGTATCGCCCACCATGTTTTTTATAAATTGATTAAACAATAAATTGTTTTTGTTTTTAATCTTCTCGAAATAAAATTAATTTTTATTCCTGTCTTGTTATCTTTATTCGGACTATGTAAAATTAAAAAAATTAGATGAAGAAGCGATATTATTATTTAGTGTTTCATAATGCTTTAATAACAATGTAAATTATATGTCTCCAGTTTTTACTTCCCTATGCAGAAGGAGGAGAAAATTATATCTAACAATTCTTCTGTGGCAGTTTCACCTGTAATTTCACCTAATGCATGAAGGGCTTCGCGTAGTTCAAAAGCTATCAATTCTGGTGATAATTCTTTTTTTTGAATACAATTTTCAACACATTTTTTGGCTCTTAGTAAACTGTGTTTTTGATGTTCATGAGAAAGGATAATATCTTCTGATATTTCTTGTTCTCCTAAAAGGACTGTCACTAATTCTTTTTCCAGTTCGTCTATTCCAACACCTGTCTTTGCTGAGGTGTAAACGATGGTCTTGATGTTTTCTAAAAGTAGAGGAGGTATCTCAGGATTTTCATTTAAATCCGTTTTGTTTACTACTAATAATACTGTTTTATCCATATTTTCTTTCAACGATTTGTATAGTTGAACATCTTCATTATTTATATTGGTTGCATCGACGACAAATAGAATAGTGTAAGCATTCTCAACGGCTTTCCATGCTCGTTCGATGCCTTCTTTTTCTATGGGTTCTGAAACTTCTCTTAGTCCCGCGGTGTCAATTAAACGGACGGGGACACCTCCTAAGGACACATATTCTTCCAGATGGTCACGTGTCGTGCCTGGATAAGGTGAAACAATTGCACGGCTTTCTTGGAGCAGAGCATTGAACAAACTCGATTTTCCCACGTTCGGTTTCCCTGCAATAACGACAATGACCCCTTCTCGTATAATTTTCCCTTTTTCTGTGGTTTCGGAAAGATGTTCCATGTCAGAGGATAAATGCTTAAGGGAATGAATAGACTGTTCCCAGATTTCTTTCGGTATGTCCTCTTCTGGAAAATCGATTATAGCTTCAACCTGAGCCAATATGGTTTTAATTTGGTCACTATATGTTTGAATTTTTTCTGAAAGGCGTCCTTCAAAGGCAGAACGGGATAATTCAAGTGATTTTTTTGTCTTGGCAAGTATCTGGTCTAAAACAGCCTCTGCTTGGGTTAAGTCCAATTTTCCATTTAGGAAGGCTCGTTTAGTAAATTCTCCCGGTTCCGCAATACGTGCGCCTTTTTTTAGAAGAGCATTAATAATCGTTTTTAATATGAGCATGTTTCCATGTGCTTGAATTTCGACGACATCCTCACCAGTATAAGAATGGGGAGCCTTCATTATTAGGATAAGCACGTTGTCGATAATTTTTCCATGCTCATCTATAACCTTACCTGTGACTAAGCCCCTCTTGATTTCGGATATATTAATTTTCCCATCTGGCTTGAAAAGAGTTGACACGATAGGTATGGCGTCGGAGCCACTGACGCGAATGATACCTATAGCACCTATCCCTAATGGGGTACAGATAGCAGTAATTGTATCATCTCTTAATTCATACCCCATTATGTTTCCCTTCTTGGAATAGAATAATTTTTAGATAGAATATTACTCTGAAATCTGGCCAGGTTCTGTGTCATCGCTATAAGGAGACCTACCTGGATTTCTCCTTCTCCAATCAGGTCTGTAGTCTCTTCTTCCACCACGTCTATCATTTTGTCTTCTACCACCGGGATAACGATTGGTATTATCTCGCCTATTGTCCCGTCTATCACGTTGGAAACGGTTTCGTGGACGATATTTAGGAGCAATAACTACACAGCGATTATCACCCTTTCCAATGCTAAATGTCTCTACGGTATTATCATCTTGGAGGGTAAGGTGAATAACACGCCGTTCATGAGGAGGCATTGGTGAAAGTTTAATTTTCCGTCCCGACTTGCGAACCCGTTCAGCATAATTTAAGGCTAATTGTTTTAGGGATTCTTTCCGTCTTGCAAGATAATTCTCTGTGTCAACAACGAATTTTTCAATAGATTCATTTTCTTCCGCACCAGAAACAATTCGGTTGATAATGAACTCTATCGCCTCAAGATTAGAACCTTTTCTGCCGATAAGCAATGCCCCTTCCTGTGACTCAATGTCTAATTTGGGAGTTCCCTCTTTAGTGCGAACAAATCGAACTTCAGCCTCTATTCCCATCTTCTGCAAAATTTCTTTTAAGAGGGATGCAGTTTCATTACCTTGAGCATCAGTAATGCTAACTTTACTTGCTTTTTCTTTTGAATCTTTTTGGGCTTGTTGTTCTTGGTTCGCTGTTTTTACTTCTTCTTTCTCAACTTTTTGAGTTTTTTGAGAGGCAGTGCTGGATGTCGATTTTGTTTGAACTCGGTCAGACGCTTTCTCTTTGCTCTTAACTTGTTTTGCTGTTCCTTTTTCCGATTTCTCAGAGGGCTCTTTTGATTTTTTGCTCTCCGGTTTCACTTCGGGGGCTTTACTTGTGGTGATGCGTACTTTTGCAGGGCGTGCGCCAATCCCTAAGAAACCCTTACTCCCTTCATCAAGCACTTCGATGCTGTCGGCATCTTCTAATTTGATACCCAATTCTTCCAGTGCCTTTTGCTTGGCTTCTTCAAGTGTTTCGCCTATAGATTCTACTTGTCTCATGGCACATTCTCCATCATAAATTTTACGGGTTAGTGTTTTTATTTATCAATAAACTGCTGTATATTAAGCTATTTATCATCTTCATTAACTTTCCTCTGTTTTAATTTACGTTCTCGACGTAATTCCTTTGCCCACTGCCGTTTCTTTTCCTGTGCAGCAGTATAAAAATGCCTCCGTGCGGAGGGTGTTTTCCGAGGCGTTATATCTACATCTTTTGTCGGGATAATGTAATTTTGAGCAATTCCTAACAATGTGCTTACCAGAATATATAAACTTAATCCCGATGCCATGTTATAACAGATAAGTGTAAAAAATATCGGCATGATATTCATCATAATCCGCTGTTGTGGCGTTTGAACTGCGGTAGCACCTGGTGTCAATTTCTGACTTAAGTACATTGAAATACCCATCAATATTGGTAATAAATTAATACTTTCTAAATGACCACCACTAAATGGGAAAGGAATCGAGAACGGTAAATTTATTAATCGGTCTGGTTGGGACATGTCATTCATCCAGAAGATAAAAGGGGCACCTCTTAACTCTACCGCACTCCAGAGCATTCGATAAAGAGCGATAAAAACTGGTAACTGAAGGAATAAGGGGAGACAACCACCCAATGGATTAACACCCCGTTCACGATAAAGTTCCATCATCCTTTTTTGTAGTTCCTGTTGATTATCACCAATTTCCTGTTTTAATTTTTCTATTTCTGGTGCCAGTTTTTGCATCTTCTTCATACTAACCATGCTTTTCCATGTCAATGGAAAAACGACCAATCGAACAAGGATGGTGAGTAGAATAATAGCCACACCATAATTTGGTATCGTCCATTCATAAAAGAAATTCAAAATACCGAGAAGGATTTTTGCAAATTTGTCCATAACTTTAACAGAGGTGAAAAATTCCCACACCT from Candidatus Hydrogenedens sp. includes these protein-coding regions:
- a CDS encoding alpha-galactosidase is translated as MFWRYMLLAILVLLGIPLAFGQTSANQDELKMAKDCFERWFGEKLQNKSDLFPGSLIINGESVTSKVDSWQREITPKEKSSVICRTLTLTLPEIGFVVRYEGVYYPDFPVIEWTAYYKNISKEDSPLVQDLKTIDQSFPEFAGQKVILHRNKGDNCTADSYEPIIEEINKESEITLSNTGGRPTQITFPYFNFQRDDGGLIFVISWAGQWSCKFKRDANGVLNIQGGQELTHFILHPGEEVRGPMVVLLYYSGDKRRGQNLWRQWMIAHNLPHPHGSPPKVPLLLACSSHQYGEMVNANTDTQLMFIEKYLKRGFPLDYWWMDAGWYPCDGQWPKTGTWEVDQTRFPGGFKPISEFAHNKGVKILVWFEPERVHAGTWLAENHPEWILGGNNGGLLNLGNPQVREWLTNHIDTLLTNEGIDLYRQDFNIDPLKFWRENDTPDRQGITEIQHVEGYFAYWDELLRRHPNMLIDSCASGGRRNDLETLRRAVPLLRSDYIMEPIGNQCHTWALSEWFPFYGTGTSKTSDYEVISVLCPSFTACFDQRDDNINWERLQELMQQRNVYGENYFGDYYPLTPYSLSKNVWIAWQFNMSKKGTGFIQAFRREGCDNSEISLPLYGLNSNKKYKITPLTNNAKSLEINGDELMKKGIPLQIPEKPGALIVIYQTTD
- a CDS encoding folylpolyglutamate synthase/dihydrofolate synthase family protein, whose product is MDIFSTNLPNDDIAFLHSLVLHGVKLGLDSITTLLKHVGEPHKKFLSLHIGGTNGKGSTVAYLDRILREQGFRVGKFTSPHLINLSERFQVNGVPIPPEELHDQIEFFRTLTTTVGICPTFFEFCTAIAFHWFAQQKVDWAIIEVGMGGRLDSTNVIYPEVSAITNIALEHTQYLGDTLEKIAWEKAGIIKEGVPVVTAETKYEPFKVIQKQAEELKAPLWQIEKDFHIQWEKTENFSRLNYYSSVRKIEGAVSGLCASYQRENAGVALAMIDWLQLRGFSIKEEAILHGLANVRWPGRFDLVSQSPWVLLDSAHNPDGMKQIVKEVNNVVVILTVADDKDIGGIVQTLAPITKKFIVTQFYGKRAMIVEDIVENIIPTGVPYIVEKDFHSALKYGWERALQKDKLLITGSIYAVGQTYQWLIENGIINKIEF
- a CDS encoding C4-type zinc ribbon domain-containing protein, whose translation is MKTQIKNLLELQNIDLHIESLLAKEKEIPKQRDKLKIQEKKLIQEIEESEKNHKKLILNQRECERSIAQLQEQIKKYDTQLQGVKKNEEYQALLKEIDEIKKQVGLKEEELIQIMYQIDEANHFALETKKRIEAEIQQLRQQENKIDQELQEVVQERKGLESKRAEAEKMVNAEFLTHYRRIKQRRKTGPVVVPLKDEICSGCFMQVPPQIVNEIMAGEKIHTCRHCGRILYYPDSLADEEPIIIHQES
- the ilvN gene encoding acetolactate synthase small subunit produces the protein MTTTHEQTHTISILVENHFGVLARVSGLFSARGYNIDSLCVGETENPEISRMTVTVRGNENVLSQIIKQLNKLVDVIEVQDLTKSAFVERELVMIKVKADRKVRAEVVEICNIFRARVVDVGTQAMIVMITGAKGKIQAFIDMMRSFGIIELVRTGTIAIERCGSNGYNTSNDDDENDN
- the pth gene encoding aminoacyl-tRNA hydrolase, coding for MKVIVGLGNPGKKYERTRHNIGYRVVDCLAQQISCTLSREDFHAHIGFGKIGNEKVCLMKPTTYMNLSGESVRSIKDYYKLDAKDFLIVLDDVELPLGTIRLRPQGSSGGHKGLQSIIDCCHTDEIPRLRLGVGKPESPSMDLADFVLMPFDEAEITAVETMIQTAVNASEHWVLEGIEKTMNQFNKRENN
- a CDS encoding 50S ribosomal protein L25, whose product is MEIPTIKVQVRSGEGKSHAKKVRKEGNIPSVLYGMKEQNVLLKMDARTFTKMLSHLEGKHPIVKLEVEGNSFLDSPAIIKDIQRHPVTDSILHVDFQKIRLDQKIHTAVPIILVGQSEGVKMGGVLDHQLREVDIECLALQVPSHIEVDVTTLKLGHAIHVSDVIPPEGVKILTEPERVVVSVHVPRTMEAKMATEEEKPEEAEEAKEEAEEKEKE
- a CDS encoding ribose-phosphate pyrophosphokinase, with the translated sequence MTCAGDLQIFSGNASRKLTESICEYLGTTPGKAIVDRFSDGEVQVQICEHVRGRDVFLVNSTCPPVNDHLMELLIMIDAVRRASADRITAVIPYFGYARQDRKDKGRVPITAKLVANLITAAGANRVLTVDLHCGQIQGFFDIPLDHLRGDVVFVEEFSKQHFNNDFVVVSPDMGSVARAREFASRLGLPLAIVDKRRPKENQSEVMNIIGDVEGYHAILFDDMVDTAGTLVKAAYALKAHGALSVRACATHPVLSGKAIKSIQESPIEEIFVCNSIELKPEAIDTGKFKVLTLAPLIAKAIKNIHNEQSVSSLLTQHL
- the mnmE gene encoding tRNA uridine-5-carboxymethylaminomethyl(34) synthesis GTPase MnmE gives rise to the protein MGYELRDDTITAICTPLGIGAIGIIRVSGSDAIPIVSTLFKPDGKINISEIKRGLVTGKVIDEHGKIIDNVLILIMKAPHSYTGEDVVEIQAHGNMLILKTIINALLKKGARIAEPGEFTKRAFLNGKLDLTQAEAVLDQILAKTKKSLELSRSAFEGRLSEKIQTYSDQIKTILAQVEAIIDFPEEDIPKEIWEQSIHSLKHLSSDMEHLSETTEKGKIIREGVIVVIAGKPNVGKSSLFNALLQESRAIVSPYPGTTRDHLEEYVSLGGVPVRLIDTAGLREVSEPIEKEGIERAWKAVENAYTILFVVDATNINNEDVQLYKSLKENMDKTVLLVVNKTDLNENPEIPPLLLENIKTIVYTSAKTGVGIDELEKELVTVLLGEQEISEDIILSHEHQKHSLLRAKKCVENCIQKKELSPELIAFELREALHALGEITGETATEELLDIIFSSFCIGK
- the jag gene encoding RNA-binding cell elongation regulator Jag/EloR; translated protein: MRQVESIGETLEEAKQKALEELGIKLEDADSIEVLDEGSKGFLGIGARPAKVRITTSKAPEVKPESKKSKEPSEKSEKGTAKQVKSKEKASDRVQTKSTSSTASQKTQKVEKEEVKTANQEQQAQKDSKEKASKVSITDAQGNETASLLKEILQKMGIEAEVRFVRTKEGTPKLDIESQEGALLIGRKGSNLEAIEFIINRIVSGAEENESIEKFVVDTENYLARRKESLKQLALNYAERVRKSGRKIKLSPMPPHERRVIHLTLQDDNTVETFSIGKGDNRCVVIAPKYRPRNRFQRDRRDNRRDNTNRYPGGRRQNDRRGGRRDYRPDWRRRNPGRSPYSDDTEPGQISE